The Lysinibacillus timonensis nucleotide sequence TGGAGGTCAAAAATTTATTTCTTCTGTTATTCCTAAGATTGAGGAATTGTCGAGAATGATTAAAGAACGTGATCTCCAAATTGAAATTGAGATTGATGGCGGAATCAATGCTGAAACAATAGTTCCTTGTGCAAAAGCTGGAGCAACTATTTTTGTTGCGGGTTCTGCTATATATAACAAAGACGACCGTGCTCTCGCCCTCAAAGAGATTAAGGATGCAGGAGAGAGTGCAATTAAATGACAACCGTAATCGTTTGTTCAGGGGGACCAGAAAACGAACTACCTTACCTTAAAATGTATCAATCATTGGAAGAAGTTTACTTTATTGGCGCAGATAAAGGTTCGTTGTATTTATTGAATCAAGGTATAACCCCTGATGAAGTTGTAGGCGATTTTGATTCTTTAACAGAAGATGAATGGATTAAAATAACAAAAACTGTGAGTAAAATTAATAAAGTTAAAGCTGAAAAAGACGATACGGATACAGATATTGCGTTATCAAGCGCATTACTATATAAACCTACTAATATTATTCTAACGGGTGTAACGGGAGGTAGGCTTGATCATTACGAAGCTGCCATACGTTCAGTTTACCGAATTCAAAAGGAAAACTTACATATACAAATGAAAATCGTCGACGCAAAAAATGAAATTAGTTTTCTTTTCCCTGGTAAACACAAACTAAATCAGAATGGCAATTACCGATACCTTTCTTTTTTTGCGTATGAACAGAATGTAGTAGACGTTACTTTACGTGGTGTAAAATATGAAACTACAAACCAAATCATTCAGATTGGTACCTCTCGTTTTACTAGTAATGAAATGAATTCTCATGATGGGTATATCTCCTTTTCTTCTGGCATATGTTTAATGATAAGAAGTAGTGACTGAAAGAAGGAGGGCAGAATTTGAGAGTTTACACATTCCAGTTGCCGAAATTTGTTAGTAGTTTCACTCGTGCATGTATTAATATGTTCAAGGGTGGTAAAAAGAAGGAAAAAAATAAATAAAAATGCACTTATACTTTCTAGGATCTGATGTTATAGCTTTAAAGTTAAGGGGTTGCACTTAGGTGCAACCCCTTTTACTTAGTGTGCCCGGCATGGGCTACAACTTGGTGGTGAAAGTCCACTACAGGCTTGGCAGTAGGAACTGTTAGCTGATGGCAAGGGTGTCCACCGTGAGGTGGAATCTGAAGGAAGCCGGAGGCAAAATCCCGAACTGACGGACAGAAACTATATATAAGGCTGAATTGGAATGGACGAGTTTGCTAAACAAAACGAAGTCCAATACTGCACGAGTTCCATACAGTAAATATAGCAGTTACATGGGAGGAAGGTTGTAGCTCTTACCCGGGGAGGTCTTACAAGGGTTCCCGACAAGAGAGATGGAATATCTCACAGGAACAAGCTTACCAGTGATGGCAAGCTGAATTGTAAGAAGTCAGCAGAGGTCATAGTAGTTTCTCTGAAATGAAGGACTGAACAATAGCAATCTTGAAGAATTACGGAGGTGATGGCAGTGCAAAGACCGCAGAAAACATCGCAAGATGGCTGTTTGCAAAGGGATAAGTTGGAAACTGAAGAGTATGCAAGAGTGTGTAGTCCTGCCGTTAAAGAAGTAGGTCAACAAGATGGTATCGATTTAATTGATAAAGTAATTGATAGTAATAATCTTTTCAGAGCATGTAAGAAGGTTAAAGCCAACAAAGGTGCGCCTGGAATAGATGGAATGACAGTAGATGAACTTTTTGGTCATGTCAGTAAATACCTACCCCATCTTAAGAGAAAACTGAAAGATGGCTCATATAAGCCTCTTCCAGTCAAACGGGTTGAAATCCCGAAGGCGGATGGTACAAAACGAAAATTAGGCATTCCATGTGTTAGAGACCGTATGGTCCAACAAGCAATATATCAAGTAATAGGTGGAATAATAGACCCGAAATTTTCCGATTCAAGTTTTGGTTTTCGACCAAATAGAAACCAACACCAAGCCATAAAGAAATCTATCAAATACTATGAACAAGGCTATAAAGTGGTAGTGGATTGTGATCTCAAAAGTTACTTTGACACCATTAACCATCAAAAGCTAATGGAATACCTCAAGGAATTCATTAAAGATAAAATTATATTAAAGCTAATTTGGAAATTTCTTAAAAGCGGAATATTAGAGAATGGCTTTACCAAACCAACTGAATTCGGTGCGCCTCAAGGCGGTGTACTTTCACCAATTCTTAGTAATGTTTATTTAAATCAGTTAGATATAGAACTG carries:
- the spoVM gene encoding stage V sporulation protein SpoVM; this translates as MRVYTFQLPKFVSSFTRACINMFKGGKKKEKNK
- a CDS encoding thiamine diphosphokinase, with the protein product MTTVIVCSGGPENELPYLKMYQSLEEVYFIGADKGSLYLLNQGITPDEVVGDFDSLTEDEWIKITKTVSKINKVKAEKDDTDTDIALSSALLYKPTNIILTGVTGGRLDHYEAAIRSVYRIQKENLHIQMKIVDAKNEISFLFPGKHKLNQNGNYRYLSFFAYEQNVVDVTLRGVKYETTNQIIQIGTSRFTSNEMNSHDGYISFSSGICLMIRSSD
- the ltrA gene encoding group II intron reverse transcriptase/maturase, giving the protein MQRPQKTSQDGCLQRDKLETEEYARVCSPAVKEVGQQDGIDLIDKVIDSNNLFRACKKVKANKGAPGIDGMTVDELFGHVSKYLPHLKRKLKDGSYKPLPVKRVEIPKADGTKRKLGIPCVRDRMVQQAIYQVIGGIIDPKFSDSSFGFRPNRNQHQAIKKSIKYYEQGYKVVVDCDLKSYFDTINHQKLMEYLKEFIKDKIILKLIWKFLKSGILENGFTKPTEFGAPQGGVLSPILSNVYLNQLDIELEERGHKFVRFADDFCIYVKSKRAGERVLDSITKFLEKELKLTVNKTKSKVGSPTKQKFLGFCIHSTSKSTGCRPHHSAKKRFRDKLKYKTRRNRTGKFEDIVKEINQVTVGWINYYGIGLMKMFIQDMRKWLNHRLRQLIWKRWKKVKTRYYQLRRLGIQHNEAWKVANTRKGYWRISGSETLHKAIRTKTLIKWGIKDLNYLYERRYLSY